A DNA window from Hydractinia symbiolongicarpus strain clone_291-10 chromosome 6, HSymV2.1, whole genome shotgun sequence contains the following coding sequences:
- the LOC130648253 gene encoding uncharacterized protein LOC130648253: MSLVVDYFEGKQVRSFFVQDKGQCIVASDVWRAAGYKREAGVKAMQRLVPNKYKMRKGDAVVELQRVDRSVHPQQDTVLLTEPGLYCFLLRCGRPEAEPFLDWVVAEVLPREVRKFARIVEENQEALALLNGDLENKDRALAALGDQIFTLEEDVDDKDRTIAVQEQEIEELRQRAVPRLEDPRKDNGMVIIQKNNDDEYPYVAICGQQGYVAQKIRNKLTDHPNGQLVVLAETPNAIVHYNWLRERGCIEAAVYTSQPRRDIKGLLLKQTFQEPKHANPHDMFVTLGGALGSGPGKLKVPQRTRGVDIDPLHHDVTDIIYLLKS; this comes from the exons ATGTCTCTTGTGGTTGATTATTTTGAAGGAAAGCAAGTCCGATCATTCTTTGTTCAGGATAAAGGTCAATGCATCGTAGCCTCCGATGTTTGGAGAGCCGCGGGCTATAAGCGGGAAGCGGGAGTAAAAGCTATGCAGAGACTTGTCCCCAACAAATATAAAATGCGGAAAGGTGACGCTGTTGTTGAGCTCCAgagggtggacagatctgtccacccccAGCAAGATACGGTTTTGCTGACAGAACcaggcctttattgcttcctcTTAAGGTGTGGCAGACCTGAGGCAGAACCCTTTTTGGATTGGGTTGTTGCAGAGGTTTTACCTCGAGAGGTCCGCAAGTTTGCTAGAATTGTAGAAGAAAATCAAGAGGCGCTGGCTCTGCTCAACGGCGATTTGGAGAATAAAGATCGTGCTCTTGCTGCGCTAGGCGATCAAATATTTACCCTAGAGGAAGATGTTGACGACAAAGATCGAACGATAGCCGTACAAGAGCAAGAAATTGAAGAACTACGACAGCGAGCTGTTCCTCGCCTTGAGGACCCTAGAAAGGATAACGGGATGGTTATAATCCAAAAGAATAACGACGATGAATATCCGTATGTCGCTATATGTGGGCAACAAGGCTATGTAGCGCAAAAGATTCGCAACAAGTTAACAGATCATCCCAACGGTCAACTCGTCGTTCTTGCAGAAACTCCAAATGCCATTGTACATTACAACTGGCTCCGAGAGCGTGGATGCATCGAA GCAGCTGTCTACACCTCGCAGCCTCGTCGTGATATAAAAGGGTTGCTTTTAAAGCAAACCTTTCAAGAACCAAAACATGCTAATCCTCACGATATGTTTGTGACACTAGGGGGAGCTCTTGGGAg CGGGCCTGGGAAGTTAAAAGTGCCGCAGAGGACAAGGGGGGTCGATATCGACCCCCTTCATCACGATGTTACTGACATCATCTATCTTTTAAAGTCTTGA